The following coding sequences are from one Gossypium hirsutum isolate 1008001.06 chromosome A12, Gossypium_hirsutum_v2.1, whole genome shotgun sequence window:
- the LOC107946000 gene encoding probable WRKY transcription factor 65, which produces MDGSISPKQNETQASKRRKVVERTVVTVKIGENGGKLKNDGPPYDSWSWRKYGQKPIKGSPYPRGYYKCSTSKGCSAKKQVERCKTDASMLIITYTSSHNHPSSHLHNTKTLSQSPTKEPQSSDDDDDGDNDDQAPTTKQEHLPDKDEEYFHYLQSPLSFPQNKEDPFSGNLERSTVGLLLDEEPVSCCSHMKVAAASPIPKSEENDFFDELEELPICSAFTWFMRSKFFDEGIHVVPP; this is translated from the exons ATGGACGGTTCTATCTCTCCAAAACAAAATGAAACCCAGGCATCCAAAAGAAG GAAAGTGGTTGAAAGGACTGTTGTGACTGTAAAGATAGGAGAAAATGGTGGAAAGTTAAAGAATGACGGACCTCCTTATGATTCATGGTCATGGAGGAAATATGGTCAAAAGCCTATCAAAGGGTCTCCTTATCCAag GGGGTATTACAAGTGCAGCACATCGAAAGGTTGTTCAGCTAAAAAGCAAGTAGAAAGATGCAAAACAGATGCTTCAATGCTCATCATTACTTACACCTCTAGTCATAACCATCCAAGCTCTCATCTGCACAACACCAAAACCTTATCACAGTCACCAACTAAAGAACCCCAAAgtagtgatgatgatgatgatggtgataaTGATGATCAGGCCCCAACCACTAAGCAAGAACACCTACCTGATAAAGATGAAGAATATTTTCATTACCTACAATCCCCATTAAGCTTTCCCCAAAACAAAGAAGATCCTTTCAGTGGGAATCTAGAGAGAAGCACAGTGGGGTTATTGTTGGATGAAGAGCCAGTCTCTTGTTGTTCTCATATGAAAGTAGCAGCAGCATCTCCCATACCAAAATCAGAAGAAAATGATTTCTTCGATGAGCTTGAAGAACTACCCATATGTTCAGCTTTCACATGGTTCATGAGAAGCAAGTTTTTCGATGAAGGGATTCATGTTGTCCCTCCTTGA
- the LOC107940562 gene encoding DELLA protein RGL1 encodes MQSFKSSKMDNGLFPFSSPFDFNGIQGNYNLPDFEKDGTVIKGKHDPLFGFQEIGDDPDNDPVFPNYGLYPNVTKMSENQEQQQGRAATKSAFSDEYSFSSVFSGNMVFQEFSRPENMKPIKDSNMQSSCRSSSLELLTNYGNGFKKLRFSKYVGSDGGDGTDERGGSQKKLSAEEIMRVTGARYIQLSDMRYDDFSMIMHPFGHALSGLSDDEKKDVELVHLLLTAAEKVGYEQFERASRLLSRCEWIASERASPVQRIVYYFAEGLRERIDTGMGRIIAKEPEMIFKTGIENGLNTNLISVRIHEYVPFFQVTQFMGIQAILENVASASKIHIIDLELRSGVQWTGLMQALAEREIRHVEILKITAVGFVGNEKIAETGKRLESVAASFKLPFSFIAVYVEDMEDIKEELFKIGNNESLAVFCPLVLRTMISIPTCLENLMRVMKNLNPTIVIVIEIEANHNSPSFVNRFIEALFFYSTFFDCLDTCLEHEGELRAEVESVLCNGIWNIVATEGKERVVRSVKLEVWSAFFARFRMTELGFSESSLYQGSLVIKQFPSAVSYCTLDKCGKSVIVGWKGTPVQSVSAWKFSRDRGRVFGNYRF; translated from the coding sequence ATGCAAAGTTTCAAAAGTTCTAAAATGGATAATGGATTATTCCCTTTCAGTAGTCCATTCGACTTCAATGGAATCCAAGGAAATTACAATCTTCCTGATTTCGAGAAAGATGGTACTGTAATAAAAGGAAAACATGACCCTCTGTTTGGATTCCAAGAAATTGGAGATGATCCAGACAATGATCCTGTTTTTCCTAATTATGGTCTTTATCCAAACGTAACAAAGATGTCTGAAAATCAAGAACAACAACAGGGACGAGCAGCAACCAAGTCAGCTTTTTCCGATGAATACAGTTTCAGCTCTGTTTTCTCGGGAAACATGGTGTTCCAAGAATTTTCGAGGCCGGAAAACATGAAACCCATTAAGGACAGCAATATGCAGTCTTCGTGTCGGTCGTCGTCTCTGGAACTGCTAACCAATTATGGAAATGGTTTCAAGAAATTGAGATTCAGCAAATATGTTGGGAGTGACGGCGGGGATGGAACGGATGAACGTGGTGGCAGCCAGAAGAAACTTTCAGCGGAGGAGATCATGAGGGTGACCGGAGCGAGGTACATACAGCTTTCGGACATGAGGTACGATGATTTCTCCATGATTATGCATCCGTTCGGTCATGCTCTTTCGGGTTTGTCCGATGACGAGAAGAAAGACGTCGAGCTCGTGCACTTACTCCTAACCGCAGCGGAGAAAGTTGGTTACGAACAATTCGAACGTGCTAGCCGGTTGCTTTCGCGTTGCGAATGGATTGCGTCGGAACGAGCCAGTCCGGTCCAACGGATCGTATATTATTTTGCCGAAGGTCTTCGAGAAAGGATTGATACAGGAATGGGGAGGATCATAGCGAAGGAACCGGAGATGATATTTAAGACTGGTATTGAAAACGGGTTGAATACGAACCTTATATCGGTTAGAATTCATGAGTATGTACCGTTTTTTCAAGTAACGCAATTCATGGGAATACAAGCCATTCTAGAGAACGTGGCATCTGCTAGTAAGATCCATATAATTGATCTTGAACTTCGGAGTGGAGTTCAATGGACCGGCCTAATGCAAGCTCTGGCGGAACGTGAAATTCGCCACGTCGAGATTCTCAAGATAACGGCCGTGGGATTTGTCGGCAACGAGAAGATAGCGGAGACCGGAAAGAGGTTGGAAAGTGTTGCTGCATCGTTTAAGTTACCCTTTTCGTTCATTGCGGTTTACGTCGAAGACATGGAAGACATCAAGGAAGAGTTATTCAAAATCGGAAACAACGAATCGTTGGCTGTTTTCTGTCCGTTGGTGCTTAGAACAATGATTTCAATTCCTACATGCTTGGAAAATCTGATGCGGGTGATGAAAAATTTGAACCCTACTATAGTAATTGTCATCGAAATCGAAGCAAACCACAACTCTCCGTCGTTCGTGAACCGATTCATCGAAGCGTTATTCTTTTACAGCACATTTTTTGACTGCCTTGACACTTGCTTGGAACATGAAGGTGAATTGAGAGCCGAGGTCGAGTCCGTGCTTTGCAATGGGATTTGGAACATTGTGGCGACGGAAGGCAAAGAGAGGGTCGTTAGAAGTGTGAAGTTGGAAGTGTGGTCGGCATTCTTCGCGAGGTTTAGAATGACCGAATTGGGGTTTAGCGAGTCTTCCTTATACCAAGGTAGTTTGGTGATCAAACAGTTTCCGAGTGCCGTTAGTTATTGCACGCTTGACAAGTGCGGAAAGAGTGTGATCGTTGGATGGAAGGGAACTCCGGTTCAATCGGTTTCGGCCTGGAAGTTTTCGAGAGATAGAGGGAGGGTATTCGGAAACTATAGATTCTGA